The following are encoded in a window of Nitrospirota bacterium genomic DNA:
- a CDS encoding ChaN family lipoprotein has translation MLRKFLLFFLTILFFQLCFQIKTYADGIKVFRTADKKNISYQQMLSDLKKVNIVFVGENHDQEIHHRMQLDIIKTFKDMKLPVAIGLEMFIAENQDILNRWVSGDLSTDDFIKAYYENWNFPWYLYRDIFLYLKKYEIPTIGLNISPEITRKIARSGFSSLSKDELSKLPPETGCAVDEQYMKFIRRAYAMHGHNNKNFIFFCEAQLIWDRVMAKNVFEFFMKNSDKKVIVLTGNGHAWKRGIPEQIANLSKKISYRVLLPYIPGYIDPQNITHGDADYILFY, from the coding sequence ATGCTCAGGAAATTTTTACTCTTTTTTCTGACTATACTATTTTTTCAACTATGTTTTCAGATAAAAACATATGCTGATGGTATAAAAGTATTTAGAACAGCAGATAAAAAAAATATTAGCTATCAACAGATGCTCTCAGACTTAAAAAAAGTAAACATTGTTTTTGTGGGTGAAAATCACGATCAGGAAATCCATCACCGAATGCAACTTGATATTATAAAGACATTTAAAGATATGAAATTGCCAGTAGCTATAGGCCTTGAAATGTTTATTGCTGAAAATCAGGATATTCTCAATCGTTGGGTATCAGGTGATCTATCTACGGATGATTTTATCAAAGCATATTACGAAAATTGGAATTTTCCATGGTATTTATATAGAGATATTTTTCTTTATTTAAAAAAATATGAAATTCCAACTATTGGTTTAAATATCTCTCCAGAAATTACAAGAAAAATAGCAAGATCAGGATTTTCATCCTTATCAAAAGACGAACTTTCTAAACTCCCTCCTGAAACAGGATGTGCTGTAGATGAGCAATATATGAAATTTATCAGGAGGGCTTATGCTATGCATGGACATAATAACAAAAATTTTATATTTTTCTGTGAAGCACAACTCATATGGGATCGAGTAATGGCTAAGAATGTTTTTGAGTTCTTTATGAAAAATTCTGATAAAAAGGTTATTGTTCTGACGGGAAACGGACATGCATGGAAAAGAGGAATTCCTGAACAAATAGCGAATCTCTCAAAAAAAATTAGTTATAGAGTATTATTGCCTTATATCCCTGGATACATTGATCCTCAAAATATTACACACGGGGATGCCGATTATATTTTATTTTATTGA